Proteins encoded by one window of Marixanthomonas sp. SCSIO 43207:
- a CDS encoding chloride channel protein, protein MPKQNLLKRFLKWRLKYISQKQFIYILSIIIGFAAGIVAVILKNLTHFIQLLLEGSFVQYYHTAFYFIFPIIGLGLTYLVIKYVIKHKVNHGIPSTLFAISKRKGIMKRFQMVGSILTAPITVGFGGSVGLEGPTVATGAAVSSNLSRLLHLNQSTRTLLIGCAGAGAMASIFKAPIAAIIFAVEVFSLDLTLASLMPLLLASLSGVITSYFFFGNEILLPFNIEDKFVLSDLPFYMLLGVVGAFASIYFTKTYAFFQDFFSRIKSPIKRLALGGIGLGVLIYFIPPLYGEGYDIMNNLIQGNPAAALENNFFNLELSNVWVIIALLLGLVIFKVIASALTFGAGGVGGIFAPTLFMGSILGNALAKALNNIGWFSNPVSESNFTLVGMTGLMAGVLHAPLTAIFLIAEVTGGYELFIPLMLTSAISFAITKSFIPHSVYAMELGRKGELITHNKDHAVLTLMEIENVVERSFIKVYSDMKLGEIIETAVVKSKRNIYPVVNRKNDKLEGIILLDDLRPIMFNQSLYNEVTARELMQNPPTIINFEKDRMTSVMKKFQDTGAWNLPVESKGVYYGFVSKSRLLTAYRRKLIDFSRS, encoded by the coding sequence ATGCCAAAACAAAACCTTTTAAAACGCTTTTTAAAATGGCGATTAAAGTACATTTCACAAAAGCAATTTATTTATATACTTAGTATAATAATTGGTTTTGCAGCCGGTATTGTTGCGGTTATCCTTAAAAACTTGACTCATTTTATACAACTTCTTTTAGAAGGTAGCTTTGTTCAATACTATCATACAGCTTTTTACTTTATTTTCCCTATTATTGGATTAGGACTTACCTATTTAGTCATTAAATATGTAATTAAACACAAAGTAAACCACGGTATTCCTTCTACTCTATTTGCTATTTCAAAAAGAAAAGGAATCATGAAAAGGTTTCAAATGGTAGGAAGCATATTAACAGCACCTATCACTGTAGGTTTTGGAGGTTCTGTAGGTTTGGAGGGGCCTACGGTAGCCACCGGAGCTGCTGTTAGTTCAAACTTGTCAAGGTTATTACATTTAAACCAATCTACCAGAACACTTTTAATTGGGTGTGCTGGAGCAGGTGCGATGGCATCCATTTTTAAGGCTCCAATTGCAGCTATAATTTTTGCTGTTGAGGTATTTAGCTTAGATTTAACCTTGGCTTCTTTAATGCCGCTTTTATTGGCGTCACTTTCTGGTGTAATTACCTCTTATTTTTTCTTCGGAAATGAAATATTACTTCCGTTTAATATTGAAGATAAATTTGTATTAAGTGATCTTCCGTTTTATATGTTACTAGGTGTTGTGGGAGCTTTTGCCTCTATTTACTTCACAAAAACATATGCTTTTTTTCAAGATTTTTTTAGCCGAATAAAATCTCCAATAAAAAGATTAGCTCTAGGAGGGATTGGCCTAGGTGTTTTAATCTACTTTATACCACCTCTGTATGGTGAAGGATATGATATAATGAACAACCTTATTCAAGGTAATCCTGCCGCAGCTTTAGAAAACAATTTCTTTAACCTTGAGCTTTCCAACGTTTGGGTAATTATTGCTTTATTACTAGGCTTAGTTATTTTTAAAGTTATTGCCAGTGCTCTCACCTTTGGCGCTGGTGGTGTTGGTGGTATTTTTGCACCAACGCTGTTTATGGGAAGTATTCTAGGCAACGCTCTAGCCAAAGCGCTTAACAACATAGGATGGTTTTCAAACCCTGTTTCTGAAAGTAATTTCACCTTAGTAGGAATGACCGGATTAATGGCAGGAGTTTTACACGCACCGCTTACAGCCATTTTCCTTATTGCTGAAGTAACCGGCGGCTATGAATTGTTTATCCCGTTAATGTTAACCTCAGCCATTTCATTTGCCATTACAAAAAGTTTTATTCCGCATTCAGTTTATGCTATGGAACTAGGCCGAAAAGGAGAATTAATCACTCATAATAAAGATCATGCTGTATTAACACTTATGGAAATTGAAAACGTGGTAGAGCGCAGTTTTATAAAAGTTTATAGCGATATGAAACTTGGTGAAATTATTGAAACTGCCGTTGTTAAATCAAAACGAAATATTTACCCTGTAGTAAATAGAAAAAATGACAAACTTGAAGGTATTATTCTTCTAGATGATTTACGCCCCATTATGTTTAATCAATCATTGTACAATGAAGTGACTGCGCGAGAACTTATGCAAAATCCACCAACAATTATTAACTTTGAAAAAGATCGCATGACGAGTGTCATGAAAAAGTTTCAAGATACAGGAGCTTGGAATTTGCCCGTAGAATCAAAAGGCGTTTATTACGGGTTTGTATCAAAGTCAAGATTATTAACTGCCTATAGAAGAAAATTAATCGATTTTTCAAGAAGTTAA